The following proteins are co-located in the Rhodococcus opacus B4 genome:
- a CDS encoding FAS1-like dehydratase domain-containing protein: MSDPLPAGVVDRVEYDVERGKIREFTRATFTTDPVHTDPAAARDAGFRDAPATLTHTVVAGHQRDQRAFVDSLGLALARVVVGSVTWTYLRPLTAGDHVVGTRRVVDDVQREGKRGGTMRVVALETEYVDAVGEPVVRLEEVLIERGEQR; encoded by the coding sequence ATGTCAGACCCACTCCCCGCCGGCGTCGTCGACCGCGTCGAATACGACGTCGAACGCGGCAAAATCCGCGAATTCACGCGCGCGACGTTCACGACCGACCCCGTGCACACCGATCCGGCCGCCGCGCGCGACGCCGGCTTCCGCGATGCGCCCGCGACTCTCACGCATACCGTCGTCGCCGGACACCAGCGCGACCAGCGCGCGTTCGTCGACTCGCTGGGCCTGGCCCTCGCGCGGGTGGTGGTCGGTTCGGTCACGTGGACGTACCTGCGACCGCTCACCGCCGGCGACCACGTGGTCGGCACCCGCCGCGTCGTCGACGACGTACAGCGAGAAGGCAAGCGGGGCGGGACGATGCGCGTAGTGGCCCTGGAGACCGAGTACGTCGACGCCGTCGGTGAACCCGTGGTGCGGCTCGAGGAAGTCCTGATCGAACGAGGAGAGCAGCGATGA
- a CDS encoding MaoC family dehydratase has protein sequence MRTPAKVRVGDAPDTRVVGPISQTDIVRFAGAGGDFNPLHHDPGFVATTGFPGVIAMGQMQAGILAGWLSDTFGVEHVRSFGVRFVAPVLLGDTLTLGGTVVTITETNGESLATLDLVASGDKGPVVTGSATVVVAAA, from the coding sequence ATGAGAACACCGGCCAAGGTCCGCGTCGGCGATGCCCCCGACACCCGGGTGGTCGGCCCGATCAGCCAGACCGACATCGTCCGGTTCGCCGGCGCCGGAGGTGATTTCAATCCCCTGCACCACGATCCCGGCTTCGTCGCCACCACGGGTTTCCCGGGGGTGATCGCGATGGGGCAGATGCAGGCCGGGATCCTGGCCGGGTGGCTGTCCGACACGTTCGGCGTCGAGCACGTGCGCTCCTTCGGTGTCCGGTTCGTCGCCCCGGTCCTCCTCGGCGACACCCTGACCCTGGGCGGCACGGTCGTGACGATCACCGAGACGAATGGTGAGTCGCTGGCGACCCTCGATCTCGTCGCCTCCGGAGACAAGGGCCCGGTCGTCACCGGATCGGCGACGGTCGTGGTGGCCGCCGCCTGA